The genomic window CGCGGTCGGGATCAAGGTCAATGAGTGCGGACACCTCGCGCAGCGCGTCGCGGTAGTTGGCATCGGTGCGGATCGCTTTCACTTCCATGGTCGGGCTCCTTTACTTGAACTGGTCAACGGTCGCGGCATCGACCGCATCGTACTGCTTGTGCGTGCCGATGAATTTGATGAAAACATACTGCATCTTGTAGGCCACGGCAACGATCAAGCGATAGTCATTGCCCTTGATGTTGAACACCACGCGATTGTTTGCAATGATGCTTGCGTTGGCGTACCGGGCCTTCACGTCGGCGGGCATTGTCCACTTCGCTTTCTTCGCCTCATCGTGCCAGGCCGTCAGGGCAGCCTCGGCGTCCCGGTAGGCCGGGTCTTGGTAGAAAGCGGTCAGGTTTGAATTAGCGACTACGTGC from Polaromonas hydrogenivorans includes these protein-coding regions:
- a CDS encoding type II toxin-antitoxin system HigB family toxin, with product MHVVANSNLTAFYQDPAYRDAEAALTAWHDEAKKAKWTMPADVKARYANASIIANNRVVFNIKGNDYRLIVAVAYKMQYVFIKFIGTHKQYDAVDAATVDQFK